DNA sequence from the Sulfurimonas sp. HSL3-7 genome:
TCGAGATCAATGCCCAAAGAGAGGTGCAGATCGACGTCGACAGCGAGCTCTTTGTCAGCGCCCTTTCCAACCTTCTCGACAACGCCCTGAAATACACCGCCGACAAGACGGTCAAGGTCACTATAGAGCCGACGCAGATCTGCATCAGCAACCGGGCCGACACACTGCCGCAGCCTATCGAGGCGTACCTGCAGCCGTTTATCAGCGAACACCACAGCGACGGCGGAACGGGGCTGGGGCTCTACATCGTCGACACCGTCGTGAGCGCCCACGGTTTCACCCTCGACTACCGCTATGAACATGGCATCCACACCTTCTGCATCCGTTTCATATAACGGAGCACGGCGGCTAGATGCTTAACCCAAATTTTTTAGTGCTATTACTCTATTAATCTGAAAATTTAAGTCTAACGAAATATTACTTATGTAATAGTTGCATAGCTAACTAATATGCCCTCAAAGGAGTACTCTATGGAGTACAAGCTTAGAAACTCGATCGGGTTTCGTTTTAACACCATCGGCAACAGGATCCATGCCATGTTTTCCAAGGCGATCGAGCCTTACGGCATCGCTCCCGAACAGTTCGCCGCAATGAAAATGATCAGCGAAGACGGGGCCGTGACCCAGTCCAAGATCGCGGAGATGCTCGCCAAGGCCAAACCGACAGTGAGTCGAACGCTCGATGCACTCGAGAAAAAGGGGCTTATCACCCGCGACGAGGATACGGCCGACCGGCGCATCAAATATGTCCGGCTGACCGATGCGGGGCGTAAGGTGCTCGACGAGGTCATCCCGATCGCGAAGAGCTTTAACGATGCCATCTACGAACAGCTTACGCCGCAGGAGATCGAAACGTTTTTCCGCATCCTCGAAACCATCAGCAACACCGTCGAACAATGCACTTTAACAGGAGACAAACACCATGAAATATAAGATTATCTCAACACTTTTGCTGGCCGTCGCCGCGCTCAGCCCGCTCTCGGCTCAGGAGGCGAAAGCCCCTGCCGCTACCCATGTCGACGTCTATGTCGTCCCGCCTGCGGCGCAGATGCCCATCACGCTGGAGTACCCTGCCCGCCTCAAAAGCATCCGCAGCGCGACCGTCGTCTCTCGGGTCTCGGGCGTCCTGCAGAAAAAGATGTTCACCGAGGGTTCCTACGTCAAGAAAGGGACGCTGCTCTACCGCATCGAACCGGATATCTACGCCGCACTGGTACGCGAACGCCAGGCCGACCTCGCCCTGCAGGAGTCGGTACTGACCAAGACAAAGCGTGACTGGGATCGCGCCCAGTCACTCTACAAAGACAAGGCGATCAGTCTCAAAGAGTATGACGCCGCCCTCTCCTCGTACGAAACAGCCGTCGCCGAGGTCAATGCAGCCAAGGCGAAACTCGCTTCGGCCAGAGTCGACCTGAACTACACCGATGTCAGGGCGCCGATCAGCGGTATCGCCGGCATCAAAGCGACCGACCTCGGCAACGTCGTCTCCTCTGGGACCCCGCTGGTCACTATCACCCAGACCGACCCGATCCATGCCGAGTTTTCCATTCCCGATACCGATTTCATCAAAGCCCAGGAGGCACACGCTGACGGCAGCTGGGACACATCTCTTCAGAAGAAGCTGACCGCGACGCTCAGCGTCAAGGGGGTGAACGCGACCGGCCGCATCGACTATGTCGCGCCCGTCATCAGCGAAAAGACCGGCAGCGTCCAGGCACGTGCCCTCTTTGAGAACAAAAAGGGCAGCCTCGTTCCGGGGTCGTTCGGACGGGTCAAGGTCGAGGGGATCGTACGTAACGGCGCCCTGACGGTTCCACAGAAGGCGATCCTTCAGAACCCGCTCGGGACAATCGTCTTCATTGTCGAAGAGGGGAAAGCAGCCGTACGTCCGGTCATCCTCGGTGACGCTTCCGGCGAAAACTTCATCGTCAAAAAAGGGCTCAACGCCGGCGATACGGTCATCGTCAACAACTTCTTCCGTGTCCGTCCCGGCGCTGCCGTTGCGATCGATAAGACAATCAACGGAGAGGGGGAATAGAGATGTTCTCCAAGTTTTTCATCGACCGCCCGATTTTCGCATCGGTCCTCTCGATCATACTCGTCCTCGCGGGGCTGATCGCCATCAAGGGGCTGCCGGTACAGGAATACCCGAGTATCGTGCCGCCGCAGATCTCGATCCAGGCCGTCTACCCCGGTGCTGACGCCGAGACGCTCTCCAAGACCGTCGCCTCGCCGCTTGAAGATGCGATCAACGGCGCGAAGAACATGATCTATATGACCTCGACAGCCTCTCCGAGCGGTATCCTGCGGATGACCGTCACCTTTGCGACCGGGACAAAACCCGCTGATGCCAATGTCGACGTCAACAACCGCGTGCAAGTCGCTTTGAACAAGCTACCCGAAGCGGTGCGCCGGCAGGGTGTCAGCATCCGCGAACGCTCCCCGGACATGCTGCGCGTCATCGCCTTCACCTCCGAGGGTGAAAAACATGACGCACTCTGGCTCAACAACTACGCCATGATCAACGTCCTCGACGATATCAAGCGCATCAACGGCGTCGGCGACGCCTTTTTGTTCGGCAGCAAGGAGTACGCTATCCGCGTCTGGATCCGTCCCGACAAACTTGCAGCCTACGACCTGACTGTCGACGAGATCGTCAATATCATCGCCAGCCAGAACGTCCAGATCGGTGCCGGGCAGATCGGTGACGAACCGACAGCCTCCAAACAGGTCTATACCTATACGGTGCTGACGGAAGGGCGTCTCAAAACCGCCAAGGAGTTCGGCAACATCATCGTCCGATCCAACCCAGACGGTTCGGCACTTCGCCTCAAAGACATTGCCGGTGTGGAGCTCGGTGCGGAACGTTACATGCTCAATGCCCTCTACAACAAAAAACCGATGGCCGTCGCCGGTATCTTCCTGGCACCGGGTGCCAATGCCCTGGAGGTCTCGGCCGCGCTGGACAAAACCCTTGAAGAGGCCGCGACAAAATACCCTGAAGATGTCCGTGAGCATACCCTCTACGACACCACCAAGTTTGTCAAGGCCTCGATCGAAGAGGTGCTCAAGACCCTGGCCGAGGCGATCCTTCTCGTCATTGTCATCATCTACTTCTTCCTCGGCAACCTCCGCGCGACCATCATCCCGGTACTGGCGATCCCGGTCTCGCTGCTCGGCGCTTTTGCCGGACTCTATATGGCAGGCTATTCCATCAACCTGCTGACGCTTTTTGCCCTCATCCTCGCCATCGGTCTGGTGGTGGATGACGCCATCGTCGTCATCGAGAACGTCGAAAGGATCCTGCGTGACAAAGAGGGCATCAGCGTCAAGGATGCCACCGTCGAAGCGATGCGCGAGATCACCGGTCCCGTCATCGCCATCGTTCTTGTCCTCTCCGCCGTCTTTATCCCGACCGCACTTGTCGGCGGATTCAGCGGTCTGATGTACCAGCAGTTCGCCATCACCATCGTTATCTCCGTCGTCATCTCCGGTATTGTGGCGTTGACCCTGACACCGGCACTCTGCGCCGTCTTCCTGCGCGAACATGAGCCTGAACCCTTCTGGCTCGTCCGCAAGTTCCACGCCTTTTTCGACTACCTGACAAGGGGCTTTACGGCCGGTGTCAAGAAGGTGCTCAAATATGCCGTGCTCAACATCCTGATCTTCGGTCTGATGATCGCTGCGGCGGTCTGGGCGGTGCAGAAGCTGCCGAGCAGCCTGGTGCCCAACGAGGACAAAGGGGTGCTGATGGTTCTCTCCTACCTGATGCCGGGCGCGTCGCTTTCGAGAACAACCGAGGTGCAGAAAGCGGTGACCGACACGATCCTTGCACACCCCGACACCTCGGATTTCGGCGGTATGGCGGGTATCGACCTCGTCACCTTCGCATTCAAATCCGATTCGGGCATCGGCTTCACCCACCTCAAAGACTGGTCGGAACGTCCGGAGCCGAACCAGAGTGCCCAGGCGATATCAGGGGCCCTGATGGGGAAACTCTCCCAGAACAAAGAGGCCTTTGTCCTGGCGGTCAACCCGCCTCCGATCAGGGGTATGAGCGCCACCGGCGGGTTTGAACTCTATGTTCAGGACCGTACCGGCGGCGAGATCGTTCAGCTTGACGCCTACATCAACGAGATCGTCCAGAAGGCCAATGCAAGACCGGAACTCACCATGGTACGCACCACCCTCAAAACCGGCGTACCGCAGTACCGCCTGACCATCGACCGGGACAAGGCCAAGGCCTACGGCGTCAACATCGACACCATCTACAGCACCCTCGGCTCGACCTTCGGCACCGGTTACGTCAACGACTTCAACCTCTACGGGCGGGTCTATCACGTCAACGTCCAGGTCGACCCGGAGTTCCGCGACAGTGTCGAAGATTACCGTTACATCTTCGTTCGCTCCGAAAACGGCGGGATGGTCCCGATCAGCTCCCTCGTCAAGACCGAACGGGTCGTCGGCCCGAGCGTGATCCAGCGCTTCAACATGTTCACCGCCGGACAGATCTCCGGACAGCCGGCACCGGGCTACAGCTCCGGCGATGCCATGCGCGTTATCCAGGAGGTTGCCGCAGAGGTGCTTCCTGAGGGCTACACCACGGCATGGGCAGGTACGGCCTACCAGGAGCAGAAGGTGGCGGAAAAGGGGAACAACACCTTTATCTTTGCGATCATCTTCACCTTCCTGGTCCTTGCCGCGCTCTATGAAAGCTGGAGTATCCCTTTTGCGGTCCTGATGACCGTTCCGTTCGCCCTGCTCGGCGCCGCACTCGGCGTCATGCTGCGCGGGCTTGAGAACGATATCTACTTCCAGGTCGGTCTGGTCACCCTCGTCGGGCTTGCCGCCAAAAACGCGATCCTGATCGTCGAATTTGCCCAGCAGAAACTGCGCGAAGGGCTTTCACTCTATGACGCTACTGTCGCAGGGGCACGTATCCGTTTCCGTCCGATCGTCATGACCTCGCTCGCCTTTATCGGCGGGACGCTGCCCTTGGCGATCAGTACCGGCGCCGGCGCAAACAGCCGCCATATCATCGGTACGACCGTTGTCAGCGGGATGGTGGTACTCACCGTGATCGCGATCTTTTTTATCCCGCTATTCTACTATCTGATCATGCGATCGAAAGATAAGTTTGCCAAAAAAGGAGCCCAAGATGAGAAGTAGTATCCTGCTCTCCG
Encoded proteins:
- a CDS encoding MarR family transcriptional regulator produces the protein MEYKLRNSIGFRFNTIGNRIHAMFSKAIEPYGIAPEQFAAMKMISEDGAVTQSKIAEMLAKAKPTVSRTLDALEKKGLITRDEDTADRRIKYVRLTDAGRKVLDEVIPIAKSFNDAIYEQLTPQEIETFFRILETISNTVEQCTLTGDKHHEI
- a CDS encoding multidrug efflux RND transporter permease subunit is translated as MFSKFFIDRPIFASVLSIILVLAGLIAIKGLPVQEYPSIVPPQISIQAVYPGADAETLSKTVASPLEDAINGAKNMIYMTSTASPSGILRMTVTFATGTKPADANVDVNNRVQVALNKLPEAVRRQGVSIRERSPDMLRVIAFTSEGEKHDALWLNNYAMINVLDDIKRINGVGDAFLFGSKEYAIRVWIRPDKLAAYDLTVDEIVNIIASQNVQIGAGQIGDEPTASKQVYTYTVLTEGRLKTAKEFGNIIVRSNPDGSALRLKDIAGVELGAERYMLNALYNKKPMAVAGIFLAPGANALEVSAALDKTLEEAATKYPEDVREHTLYDTTKFVKASIEEVLKTLAEAILLVIVIIYFFLGNLRATIIPVLAIPVSLLGAFAGLYMAGYSINLLTLFALILAIGLVVDDAIVVIENVERILRDKEGISVKDATVEAMREITGPVIAIVLVLSAVFIPTALVGGFSGLMYQQFAITIVISVVISGIVALTLTPALCAVFLREHEPEPFWLVRKFHAFFDYLTRGFTAGVKKVLKYAVLNILIFGLMIAAAVWAVQKLPSSLVPNEDKGVLMVLSYLMPGASLSRTTEVQKAVTDTILAHPDTSDFGGMAGIDLVTFAFKSDSGIGFTHLKDWSERPEPNQSAQAISGALMGKLSQNKEAFVLAVNPPPIRGMSATGGFELYVQDRTGGEIVQLDAYINEIVQKANARPELTMVRTTLKTGVPQYRLTIDRDKAKAYGVNIDTIYSTLGSTFGTGYVNDFNLYGRVYHVNVQVDPEFRDSVEDYRYIFVRSENGGMVPISSLVKTERVVGPSVIQRFNMFTAGQISGQPAPGYSSGDAMRVIQEVAAEVLPEGYTTAWAGTAYQEQKVAEKGNNTFIFAIIFTFLVLAALYESWSIPFAVLMTVPFALLGAALGVMLRGLENDIYFQVGLVTLVGLAAKNAILIVEFAQQKLREGLSLYDATVAGARIRFRPIVMTSLAFIGGTLPLAISTGAGANSRHIIGTTVVSGMVVLTVIAIFFIPLFYYLIMRSKDKFAKKGAQDEK
- a CDS encoding efflux RND transporter periplasmic adaptor subunit translates to MKYKIISTLLLAVAALSPLSAQEAKAPAATHVDVYVVPPAAQMPITLEYPARLKSIRSATVVSRVSGVLQKKMFTEGSYVKKGTLLYRIEPDIYAALVRERQADLALQESVLTKTKRDWDRAQSLYKDKAISLKEYDAALSSYETAVAEVNAAKAKLASARVDLNYTDVRAPISGIAGIKATDLGNVVSSGTPLVTITQTDPIHAEFSIPDTDFIKAQEAHADGSWDTSLQKKLTATLSVKGVNATGRIDYVAPVISEKTGSVQARALFENKKGSLVPGSFGRVKVEGIVRNGALTVPQKAILQNPLGTIVFIVEEGKAAVRPVILGDASGENFIVKKGLNAGDTVIVNNFFRVRPGAAVAIDKTINGEGE